One segment of Solanum stenotomum isolate F172 chromosome 1, ASM1918654v1, whole genome shotgun sequence DNA contains the following:
- the LOC125853186 gene encoding probable glutamyl endopeptidase, chloroplastic, with translation MYEAFAMTLPKVYHRFSLLSLHSTTSPFLPKTFFFSSSSLPLAVKRLHSPPLLRAQSRRFVAGKQFKAKSTMASSRFHHLIPVNALTAEDGGNGTVSNGAADATASVAYDDDVESASVTGYRLPPFEIRDIVDAPPLPALSFSPLRDKILFLKRRSLPPLSDLARPEEKLAGIRIDGKCNTRSRMSFYTGIAIHQLMEDGSLGPEKEIQGLPEGAKINFVTWSNNGQHLAFSVRLDEDDGSSSKLRVWVANVDTGKARPLFKSPDVYVNAVFDNFVWVNDSTLLVCTIPLSRGDPPRKPLVPSGPKIQSNEQKNVIQARTYQDLLKDEYDEDLFEYYATTQLVLASLDGEMKFFGPPAIYTSMDPSPDQTYILISSTHKPFSFVVPCGRFPKKVELWKANGEFVRELCDLPLAEDIPIAFNSVRKGMRSINWRADKPSTLYWVETQDGGDAKVDVSPRDIVYTQSPAPHDNEQPKILHKLDLRYGGISWCDDTLALVYESWYKTRKVRTWVISPGSEDVNPRILFDRSSEDVYSDPGSPMSRRTPAGTYVIAKVKKEDDGDTYILLNGSGATPEGNIPFLDLFAINTGSKERIWQSDKEKYFETVVALMSDQKEGELSINELKILTSKESKTENTQYYLLSWPEKRACQITNFPHPYPQLESLQKEMIRYQRKDGVQLTATLYLPPGYDPSRDGPLPCLVWSYPGEFKSKEAASQVRGSPNEFAGIGPTSPLLWLARRFAVLSGPTIPIIGEGDEEANDRYIEQLVASAEAAVEEVIRRGVADPNKIAVGGHSYGAFMTANLLAHAPHLFCCGIARSGAYNRTLTPFGFQNEERTLWQATSTYVEMSPFMSANKIKKPILLIHGEEDNNPGTLTMQSDRFFNALKGHGALCRLVILPYESHGYGARESIMHTLWETDRWLQKHCVYSSDVKADVSACKDNAEGTVDSQSKAVGAAGGVQELANLDDDQFHSIRRSLL, from the exons ATGTATGAAGCGTTCGCCATGACCCTTCCCAAAGTCTATCATCgtttctctctactctctctacACTCTACTACTTCTCCCTTTCTTCCCAAAACCttcttcttctcatcttcttcTCTCCCTCTCGCCGTCAAACGCCTCCATTCGCCGCCGTTGCTCCGTGCGCAATCTAGAAGATTCGTCGCCGGCAAGCAATTCAAGGCGAAATCCACTATGGCTTCCTCTAGATTTCACCATCTTATCCCCGTCAACGCCCTTACTGCTGAGGACGGTGGAAATGGCACTGTCTCTAATGGCGCTGCTGATGCTACTGCTTCTGTTGCTTATGATGACG ATGTAGAATCAGCATCAGTCACGGGATATCGTCTTCCTCCCTTTGAGATTAGAGATATTGTTGATGCTCCACCACTTCCAGCACTGTCATTCTCTCCATTAAGGGATAAAATACTTTTTCTTAAGCGGAGATCCTTGCCACCTTTGTCAGATTTAGCAAGACCCGAGGAGAAGCTTGCTGGAATCCGCATCGACGGGAAATGTAATACCAGGAGTCGCAT GTCTTTCTATACTGGTATAGCCATCCATCAGTTAATGGAAGATGGTAGCCTAGGACCGGAAAAAGAGATCCAGGGTCTCCCCGAAGGTGCTAAAATTAATTTCGTGACATG GTCAAACAATGGTCAGCATTTAGCCTTCAGTGTCCGCCTTGATGAG GATGATGGCAGTAGCAGCAAACTGAGAGTATGGGTTGCTAATGTGGATACTGGGAAAGCCAGACCTCTTTTCAAGTCACCAGATGTATATGTAAATGCTGTTTTTGACAA CTTTGTTTGGGTGAATGACTCAACTCTTTTGGTATGTACCATCCCGTTATCTCGTGGAGATCCACCAAGGAAACCTTTGGTACCCTCTGGCCCCAAGATTCAATCTAATGAGCAAAAGAATGTTATTCAAGCTAGAACTTATCAGGATCTGCTCAAAGATGAATATGATGAAGATCTGTTTGAGTATTATGCTACCACACAGCTGGTTTTGGCTTCTTTAGATGGGGAAATGAAGTTCTTTGGTCCACCAGCTATATACACTTCAATGGACCCCTCCCCAGACCAAACATACATTTTGATCTCCTCAACTCACAAGCCGTTTTCATTTGTTGTACCATGCGGAAGGTTTCCCAAAAAGGTTGAACTGTGGAAAGCCAATGGAGAATTTGTGAGAGAACTTTGTGATTTACCCCTTGCCGAAGATATTCCTATTGCATTCAATAGTGTGAGGAAAGGGATGCGATCAATCAATTGGAGAGCAGATAAACCGTCGACTCTCTATTG GGTTGAGACACAAGATGGTGGTGATGCTAAAGTCGACGTTTCTCCACGTGACATAGTTTATACACAATCTCCTGCACCACATGACAATGAACAACCTAAAATTTTACATAAACTGGACCTTCGTTATGG AGGGATTTCCTGGTGTGATGATACACTTGCATTGGTTTACGAATCGTGGTACAAAACAAGGAAGGTGAGGACATGGGTTATATCTCCCGGATCAGAGGATGTAAATCCCCGGATACTATTTGATCGATCATCAGAAGATGTGTATTCTGATCCTGGTTCTCCCATGTCTCGGAGAACTCCTGCTGGAACATATGTTATTGCGAAGGTGAAGAAGGAAGATGATGGGGACACTTATATATTGTTAAATGGAAGTGGCGCTACCCCAGAAGGGAACATTCCGTTTCTCGATTTGTTTGCCAT AAATACAGGGAGTAAGGAACGAATATGGCAGAGTgacaaggaaaaatattttgagactGTTGTTGCTTTGATGTCTGATCAGAAGGAAGGGGAGTTGTCAATAAATGAGTTGAAGATACTCACTTCTAAAGAATCCAAAACTGAAAACACTCAGTACTACCTTCTGAGCTGGCCTGAGAAAAGAGCATGTCAGATTACAAACTTCCCTCATCCATACCCACAGTTGGAATCGTTGCAAAAAGAAATGATCAGGTATCAGAGGAAAGATGGAGTTCAACTTACTGCAACCCTATATCTTCCACCAGGTTATGATCCCTCAAGAGATGGACCCCTTCCATGCCTTGTATGGTCATACCCTGGAGAATTTAAGAGTAAAGAGGCAGCTAGCCAAGTTCGAGGTTCCCCAAATGAGTTTGCTGGAATTGGGCCAACATCCCCCCTCCTATGGTTAGCAAGGAG GTTTGCTGTCTTGTCAGGGCCGACAATTCCAATTATTGGAGAGGGTGATGAAGAGGCCAATGACAG GTACATAGAACAACTTGTTGCAAGCGCTGAGGCTGCAGTGGAAGAAGTTATACGCCGTGGA GTGGCTGATCCAAACAAAATTGCTGTTGGTGGTCATTCATATGGGGCATTCATGACAGCAAACCTCCTTGCGCATGCACCTCATCTTTTCTGTTGTGGAATTGCTCGTTCTGGTGCTTATAACAGAACACTAACACCTTTTGGGTTCCAG AACGAGGAGAGAACACTTTGGCAGGCGACCAGTACTTATGTTGAGATGAGCCCTTTTATGTCAGCCAATAAGATTAAAAAGCCTATCTTGCTTATCCATGGGGAGGAGGACAACAATCCAGGAACCTTGACAATGCAG TCAGATCGTTTCTTCAATGCACTGAAAGGCCATGGTGCACTTTGTCGCCTTGTAATTCTACCATATGAGAGTCATGGTTATGGAGCACGGGAGAGTATAATGCATACACTCTGGGAGACTGATAGGTGGCTCCAAAAGCATTGTGTCTATTCTTCAGATGTCAAGGCAGATGTTAGCGCGTGCAAGGACAATGCAGAAGGCACAGTAGATTCACAAAGCAAAGCTGTTGGTGCTGCTGGAGGTGTTCAAGAACTTGCCAATTTGGATGATGACCAATTTCACTCTATCAGAAGGTCTTTATTGTG A
- the LOC125853201 gene encoding uncharacterized protein LOC125853201 has protein sequence MRAQLLSLTAILVLSFIAEKCRQLVGEESASRSRTERFTFINCFDMSYGTIGCILKELVKIYLHYIRATHVHKVRNEATKEAVQESLSKGLSLEDAVKTGQQVGNAVAKRASLQAKHIMGPMVSSGWDFFETIYVGGTLYEAIIRSVGTLLGSYIGGIIGEGKTRWLGFLLGSQFGSWIGGRLGLILYDVGNGLQFLLQLTKTNKSDGESNSLLLISS, from the exons ATGAGGGCACAGTTGCTCTCTTTGACAGCAATTTTGGTTCTGAGTTTCATAG CTGAAAAATGTAGACAGTTAGTCGGAGAAGAATCAGCTTCGAGAAGCAGGACAGAAAGATTCACATTCATAAACTGCTTCGACATGAGTTATGGAACCATAGGCTGCATACTCAAGGAATTGGTCAAGATTTATTTACACTACATTAGAGCAACTCATGTGCACAAGGTCAGAAATGAAGCAACTAAAGAAGCAGTTCAAGAAAGCTTGTCCAAAGGACTAAGTCTTGAAGATGCAGTGAAAACAGGGCAACAAGTTGGAAATGCTGTGGCAAAAAGAGCATCTTTACAAGCAAAACACATTATGGGGCCAATGGTGTCATCAGGATGGGACTTTTTTGAGACTATATATGTTGGTGGCACATTGTATGAGGCAATTATTAGAAGTGTTGGCACATTGTTGGGGTCATATATTGGAGGAATTATTGGGGAAGGGAAAACTAGATGgttgggttttcttttgggaagCCAATTTGGTAGTTGGATTGGTGGGAGGTTGGGTCTAATATTGTATGATGTGGGAAATGGGCTGCAGTTTCTACTTCAACTCACCAAGACTAATAAGAGTGATGGAGAAAGCAACTCACTCTTATTAATTTCTAGTTAG